TGATTTGGATTATTGATTCAAATCAAGTGATTCAAATGAGTGATTGTTATGAAGTGATTCAGAGCACTGATTTGAATCATATGATTCTGAAACCTGATTTGAATCATATGATTCTGAAACCTGATTTGAATCATATGGtttgaatttctgattcttattCTGATTTGGATCACTAATTAGAATCAAGTGATTCGGATCACAATTCAAATCAGAAGTATGATCAGAATCATGAGCTATGGATCAATGATTCGAAAATCTGATTCAATTCATGTGATTTATGTCACTATTCGAATCCGATTCTTATCAGCGATTCGAATCACGCAATTTTGATCAGTattcgaatcaagtgattcaGATCAGTGATTCAAATCACTGATTCATCATGTGATTTTAATAACTGATTAATAAGAAGTGACTCGGATGACTTATTCGAATCCTGCTGTTCGGATATACTGATTGGAATCACGTGATTTGAATGACTGATTTTTATGAAGTGTTTCGAATCGTGATATTCGGATCACTTCATTCGTCAGACAATCACAGACTGCAATCGTTTCATCTTTCGTAAACTTCATCCTATTTTTCACTCAATAATAAGCGAGCTATAAGCAAAATACTGCAGAGAGCTCCAAACCTGCCCGTTAGTCTACATCATCAACATTAGTGGTTGTCATGGTgataatgtttatttctttctcCGACTACAAAGATGTCGTTCAAGGATCTTCGATGTTTTACTGAAATGATGAGAGCCCTTGGGTATCCTAGACTTATTTCTTTGGAAAACTTTCGCTATCCGAACTTTACTTTAGTAGCTGAGATTCTGCAGTGGCTTGTTAAAAGATATGACCCTAACGCAGAGTTGCCGGATGACGTAGACACGGAACAGGACAGAGTTATATTCATCAAATCAATCGTTCAATTTATGGCTGTGAAAGCTTACATTAAGCTTAATgctaaaaaactttatatgtcAGATGGTTATGCTGTGAAGGAATTATTAAAGATTACTTCTCTTTTGTACGAAGCGATGAAAACTAAAACGGAAAATGATCTCGAGTCTATTGACGAAGATTCTCACATGCATCATAGTTTCGATATTTCGTCTAAGTCAAATGACTTGAAAGTTACCCGCCATCTAGCGTCCGAAATAACTGTTAAAGGTGCCACACTATACGATTTATTGTTGAAAGAAATGGATTTGCGCGACAAACGATCTGTCGTTTTGTCCAAACAGTTGGACATAACAGAAATTGAACAGGGAATAAAAAACGCCACCAAGAGCCTGGAGGAAGAAATAGAAAAGACAAATACTATGATCGAGAACATAGCAGCTGATGAAGCTAATTTGGAGGCTAAAATTGAAAAGAGGAAAATGGATTTAGAACGAAATCAGAAACGACTTCAAACTCTGAAGTCAGTCAGACCTGCCTTCATGGATGAGTATGAGCGCTTAGAATTGGAATTGGAGGATCTTTACAAGACGTATGTCATGAAGTTTACCTGGCTCGCTTATCTGGAACAACAGCTCGAAGAACTCGAAAGACTAGAACAAGAGCTCGTATTGCAACGGGAAGAAGTTACAAAACGCATGGTAGAGAAACTTCGCCAAGATGATTTGTTGAGAAGCGAGGAAAGTGGGAATCTGGACAATTTCTTGGTGGTGAATGATCCATCTGGAAATACACCGCGAGAGAAACCGAAGCGTCCTCAACCGGCACCGTCGGGTGTGAGGCGGGATCCCCATCGTCGTGTCTACGGGTCGATGAGTGGTGGGGACAAAGATGATGATTTAGATACTGACTCTGATTTAGACTTAGATGGTGAAGATGATGATGCGTCAGATGTAAGTGATGATCAAGATTTAGAAAATCTGTCTGATTTAAAAGTTGGAATTGTAGTGCCTCATGGTGATAGTGACAATGACTtttgagtttgaaaaataatttggaaatatttactGCGAATTTTCTGATGTAAAAGACTGAACTGTTGGactttttaacaattatctAAGTTCACTATCATTagaagctattttaaaaaactgcaattttacTAGTATATAATGCTGTTTCAAGCATACactatttaaagcaataaattcattttgatttttcaccTCTGAACTTATAAAAACGAGTTCtatgcataattaataattactttctgAACATGTTTGTTAGACTATGTTTTTAGCTAAACTGAAAAGTTTGAACTTTGTACTGTAAAAGAAAttgtcatataaaaatatttattttttataatcaaaacagacattttcttaaatttctgatCGGTTAAATTTGTTGACGTGTCCTCTTGTGCATCTGTGCGGCCTTGTTTTCCTGCACTTCTACCAAACCCAAATAGAGGAAGATGGTGCAGATTTTGGCAAATTTCAGCAGTTGCAGACCTGCTCGTATTGCTATTGATtgctttatgaaataaattattgttttttatttgatttgcaTCACTGATTTTGATTTACACACAATAGAATaactatcattttttattatttaattttaaactttagcaATTATGTACCTTAAGAGGATCTTTTATGCAATTTTGAACCTGTaagtaaatttctaaaagttttctaatttttttgttggatTACTAAAATCtgtgtcatttaaaatattgaatttattattgaaatatttaaatcatttgaaatactcaatatgaaaatatttctctacATAATTGCTAAATCGGTTGATGTATTTTTGTAGACAGTCAGAATTTTTGCATGCCTATGTTATTCCAGACACTCCCATATGCCATGAATAAAggcatttaataatagtttaataattggTGGGGAGTTAGGTGTCATGAGTTAGATACTAAGACACTTCATTATATAGGAATTATTGACATTACAATTAGACCCTTGTGCCCCCTCTTAATTGTTGTATCGGGCAGAGTGTGTTGCTGTTTAAAGCACAGTGAAATAACTAACATCAAGtccatttaaaatacttattaaaatggcacaaaatagtatgaaaacacaaaataaagaagtaaataaaataatgtgcgGTTTATTCAAAATCCAAATGACAACACAGTAAGTGAAGGTGTATGTTTTTCGAGTTACGCTCGTAAGATGGCTCTCTAAGTATACCCAATGTGAGCTTTGGAGTTCATTTCCCTTTTTGTAATGATtaaccatcaataatttcaagacatttaaaatgttttgacttTGTTAGTCCTTTAGTCAATATTCTAATTTGTCAATACAGGCAGGCTACGCACTGAAAGGGCACGTGGCAGATTACCCATACTTTAGCATGTGAACATCATCTATATGCATCATTGTGTAAAAGTATAGGAATTTGCCATCTCTATGGTACCTTTTTACCGCTTGCTTGCTCAGTGTGTGGTTTGACTAAAATTGACATGGTGATTTTTGAGAGATTATCTATCAAAATGGTTTCAAATATCTATATGTTCTGGTCAATTATGGTATAATAGTCTTTCAGATAGTATTAAAGCATcagaattatgaaatataacaatattacaaaatttatttaaatttagctcTTTTAACAGTTTTTGCAAATGTACAGTTAAATTTCTGTTAACAACATATATTTAGAATCAGTTGAAAACAAAGCTACAGTTCTTTGCTTTTTAGATTCCcataatattaaactattattaaatttttaaactatttttaaaatattttttaactaaatttttgccattattaaattaaaacttctgtTAACGACATGCATTCAGATtctgttgaaaataaaactacagtATTTAGATTCCTAtgatattaaactattattaagtttaaaacgaTAACCTTTAGAAGATGTTCTATTATCCTTAAAGTTAGCCGAATCAGTCTAACCTATTATTTGTTCATCATTAAACAATAGTAcataatttttagctttatttaggtattcaaaattgtttttttttcagttatccaATGTGCTCTATCAAAACATGTTAAGTATTGTCTTAGTTTACTCCTTAAGTAAACTAAGCAATATCAGATCTAATTTATtggaattacatacatttgcatgcttgtgtgctcaattttaGGCTTATACGCCTTTGTCAAATGGAAAGACATGATAGCACGACGGTCACGAATATGCATCCAGGGTAACAGCAAGATGCATATTCGCTACCTCAACGCTTTGCACAGCATTCGCAGGAGATACCGCTCAACTAGAGACCTCTCAGATCTAGTACTAACTGCTAAATACGTTAAACCCTTAATTAGTTCTCAATAAGGTAAATTTGGGTTACAAGGATTCTTTAATTGAATGCTTACATCGATAGGAGACtaagtttatattttgcaatatgaAATCTTTATgacttgataaattttatctgcctttttttcgaattctatcccctttacaatgtttttacaaatttattgtgTTTGATGTCTAATTTTCTTTCAAGATGTTTCAGTAATTGCTTTGGGCTTCTGACCAATAATCATCAACATAGATAGTTTAAATAGTTGATTtgtcatttttctaaatatgaaaACACTAGGATTAATGATATGATAACTAAATATGAAAACACTAGGGTCTGATATGGTATATTTAGCtccaaatttcaatataatttctaaCATATAAACAATCTcctaaagattatttttaagtcattgaatagctgacccaatttttgagtttataactaccaatgttcagctctgtagccttgtaagtttgaagccaatccagaggacaagtgAACTTctttatcaagtattgggagaaattcgcctttgtggaggactttttgatggaactaacccgcatttgcattaatggagaggaaaatctaccacggttagtctgacctATGATCTGTTTACCATTGAGAATATTCTAAGTCAGCACGGTGGTTGATGCAAGCTGGTTGTGGAATTCATATtcaccagccatcactgggatctgaacccgggtcacctcattgggggATGTGCGCTCTATCTTCTGAGCCCTCACAGTTCCCATATAAGAATTTGTTGAGTTTACATACCTTATCATGGTTTCTGTGTCAATTTGAAGTGAAACagttagtgattttttttatagcaagtGAATCAAGTAGAATGTATTAATGTGATGAAAGTCAAATTattattgctgaaatttttaaaaaaatttaacagatcTTACATTTTATGAGTTATTCATTAAACTACAGCTGTTATCATACccacaagatattttttttctaacaaaatatatttccatccatttttacaagaaatttttcaactaaccacattaaaaatgatgaatcaCGACAACTAagttctttgatttttaatgttagtgtatttattaataaaatgcaatacacaaatcattcaaaatacaattttatttttcattttaaaaagacaaatatttagcttcagaaataatgctttaattaataaaaaaaaaatctcgtacAAATATTTCCGAAAATAGAAATAGGCACTTCATACGTCGTTATAAATTTCACCTTAAGAAATAACAGGTTAAAGCTATTCCATTTAAATATCTTAGAAACATGCATATCAATCAATAAGTGATATAAAAAGACTAGACATTTACTTAAGGACAAATGtacatttatagaaaaaacaaattatcagaaatatattattttgaaacataaactttatatgtttataaaaccTTTGAAAAGCACTTATCACAAATTATTTCCAATACATTTTCCGATGGAAATGATcgaaacaattttctttaaaatcagtaTAAATATCTGAATATTCATATACTTTTTCAAGTGtaacgtaaaattaattttcggtTAACAAATTCACAAGAAAGTGGTTTTTATATACTTagaacagaaattaaatttaaacagccatatttgaaaaaaattctaaaatttcatgattataTATAATCctatacagggtgcgtagccaaatctttcaataaaaaataagtactttttaagcactatatactgAGCttgctttgaaataattttcaaagactttacatgatcatgataaaataactagttttagacaaagaacttttttcttgattactttaacca
The nucleotide sequence above comes from Parasteatoda tepidariorum isolate YZ-2023 chromosome 6, CAS_Ptep_4.0, whole genome shotgun sequence. Encoded proteins:
- the LOC107438810 gene encoding clusterin-associated protein 1 gives rise to the protein MSFKDLRCFTEMMRALGYPRLISLENFRYPNFTLVAEILQWLVKRYDPNAELPDDVDTEQDRVIFIKSIVQFMAVKAYIKLNAKKLYMSDGYAVKELLKITSLLYEAMKTKTENDLESIDEDSHMHHSFDISSKSNDLKVTRHLASEITVKGATLYDLLLKEMDLRDKRSVVLSKQLDITEIEQGIKNATKSLEEEIEKTNTMIENIAADEANLEAKIEKRKMDLERNQKRLQTLKSVRPAFMDEYERLELELEDLYKTYVMKFTWLAYLEQQLEELERLEQELVLQREEVTKRMVEKLRQDDLLRSEESGNLDNFLVVNDPSGNTPREKPKRPQPAPSGVRRDPHRRVYGSMSGGDKDDDLDTDSDLDLDGEDDDASDVSDDQDLENLSDLKVGIVVPHGDSDNDF